Proteins encoded by one window of Ramlibacter tataouinensis:
- a CDS encoding DUF2970 domain-containing protein: MSFLRTARAVAWSFFGVRKRSGWEDDARRANPLHVVAVGLVGIVLVVAGLIALVNWVV, translated from the coding sequence ATGAGCTTCCTGCGCACGGCGCGCGCGGTGGCCTGGTCCTTCTTCGGCGTGCGCAAGCGCAGCGGGTGGGAAGACGACGCCCGCCGCGCCAACCCCCTGCACGTGGTGGCAGTCGGGCTGGTGGGCATCGTCCTGGTCGTGGCCGGCCTGATCGCGCTGGTCAACTGGGTCGTCTAG
- a CDS encoding tRNA (cytidine(34)-2'-O)-methyltransferase, which yields MFHIVLVEPEIPPNTGNVIRLAANTGCTLHLVEPLGFSMDDRLLRRAGLDYHEYAEVRRHAGWDTLLASERPDPQRTFALTTHGTRLVHEVGFRAGDWLVFGAETRGLPSPLRESFAPAQRLRLPMRPGQRSLNLSNAVAVTVFEAWRQNGFA from the coding sequence GTGTTCCACATCGTCCTGGTCGAGCCGGAGATTCCGCCCAACACCGGCAACGTGATCCGGCTGGCCGCCAACACCGGCTGCACCCTGCACCTGGTCGAGCCGCTGGGCTTCTCCATGGACGACCGGCTGCTGCGCCGGGCCGGGCTGGACTACCACGAGTACGCCGAGGTCCGGCGGCACGCCGGCTGGGACACCCTGCTCGCCTCGGAACGGCCCGATCCCCAGCGCACCTTCGCCCTCACCACCCATGGCACGCGCCTGGTGCACGAGGTCGGATTCCGGGCCGGTGACTGGCTGGTGTTCGGCGCCGAAACGCGCGGCCTGCCATCGCCCTTGCGCGAGTCCTTTGCGCCGGCGCAGCGGCTGCGCCTGCCGATGCGGCCGGGCCAGCGCAGCCTGAACCTGTCCAACGCCGTGGCCGTCACCGTGTTCGAGGCCTGGCGCCAGAACGGCTTTGCCTGA
- a CDS encoding ComF family protein: MFRQLVQGLSAAAPAQCEACRAWPAQPLCGPCLERFAEPRPRCRLCALALPVGVERCGRCAGQPPVLDACHAAVSYGYPWAGLIGQFKFAGQPGWADCFARLLLSRGAVRDCLDSADRVVPMPLARERLAARGFNQAHELARRLAPGRADATLALRLRDTPAQARLDREARLANLRHAFALEPARAHEARGRRIVLVDDVMTSGASLFALAGVFRAAGASQVSAVVLARTEEV; encoded by the coding sequence ATGTTCCGGCAGCTCGTGCAAGGCCTTTCGGCGGCAGCGCCCGCGCAATGCGAGGCCTGCCGCGCCTGGCCGGCGCAGCCGCTGTGCGGGCCGTGCCTGGAGCGGTTCGCCGAGCCGCGTCCCCGCTGCCGCCTGTGTGCCCTGGCGCTGCCGGTCGGCGTCGAACGCTGCGGCCGCTGCGCCGGGCAGCCGCCGGTGCTCGATGCCTGCCACGCCGCCGTCAGCTACGGCTATCCCTGGGCCGGGCTGATCGGGCAGTTCAAGTTTGCCGGCCAGCCCGGCTGGGCCGACTGCTTTGCCCGCCTGCTGCTGTCGCGCGGCGCGGTGCGCGATTGCCTGGACAGCGCCGATCGCGTGGTGCCGATGCCGCTGGCGCGCGAGCGGCTGGCGGCGCGCGGCTTCAACCAGGCCCATGAACTGGCGCGGCGGCTGGCGCCCGGGCGTGCCGACGCGACGCTGGCGCTGCGGCTGCGCGATACGCCGGCGCAGGCGCGGCTCGACCGCGAGGCGCGCCTGGCCAACCTGCGCCACGCCTTCGCGCTGGAGCCGGCCCGGGCGCACGAGGCGCGCGGGCGCCGCATCGTACTGGTCGACGACGTCATGACCAGCGGCGCTTCCCTGTTCGCGCTGGCCGGGGTGTTCCGCGCCGCCGGCGCATCGCAGGTGTCGGCCGTGGTGCTGGCCCGCACCGAGGAGGTTTGA
- a CDS encoding SURF1 family protein, producing MKRTRFWLLTLAALLGIGTTFALGLWQLGRAHQKDALATAIQSRKDMTALDQAALLSGDRRALLHRPVQLRGQWVPERTVFLDNRQMEGRVGFYVLTPLRLAGSDSVVLVQRGWAPRNFEQREALPRVETPPGEVVVQGRIAPPPAKLYQFGPSGSGPIRQNLDLLPYAAETGLKLLADVSVQQTGPASQGLRREWPETGGRGSETNYGYAFQWWALCGLIAFLYAWYQFIQPRRRARSS from the coding sequence ATGAAGCGGACCCGCTTCTGGCTGCTGACCCTGGCCGCGCTGCTGGGCATCGGCACCACCTTCGCGCTCGGGCTGTGGCAGCTCGGCCGGGCCCACCAGAAGGACGCACTGGCAACCGCGATCCAGTCGCGCAAGGACATGACCGCCCTGGACCAGGCCGCCCTGCTGTCCGGCGATCGGCGCGCGCTGCTGCACCGCCCGGTGCAGCTGCGCGGCCAGTGGGTGCCCGAGCGGACCGTCTTCCTGGACAACCGGCAGATGGAAGGGCGCGTCGGCTTCTACGTGCTCACGCCGCTGCGGCTGGCCGGCAGTGACAGCGTGGTGCTGGTGCAGCGCGGCTGGGCGCCCCGCAACTTCGAGCAGCGCGAGGCGTTGCCACGGGTGGAGACGCCGCCCGGCGAAGTGGTGGTGCAGGGGCGCATCGCCCCGCCCCCGGCGAAGCTTTACCAGTTCGGCCCATCGGGCAGCGGGCCCATCCGGCAGAATCTCGACTTGCTGCCGTACGCTGCCGAGACGGGCCTGAAGCTGCTGGCCGACGTCTCGGTGCAGCAGACCGGCCCCGCCTCGCAGGGCCTGCGGCGCGAATGGCCCGAGACCGGGGGCCGTGGCTCCGAAACCAATTACGGCTACGCCTTCCAGTGGTGGGCCCTGTGCGGCCTGATCGCCTTCCTCTATGCCTGGTACCAGTTCATCCAACCCCGCCGCCGAGCCCGGTCATCTTGA
- a CDS encoding cytochrome c oxidase subunit 3, which yields MSSTAGGSQPYYFVPHPSRHPFFAAFGLFFVIFGAAAWINSIGWGKWTFFFGLVWLLVVLFQWFSDAVGESEAGQYSRRVDHSYRWSMSWFIFSEVMFFGAFFTALWWMRAHSVPALGGLENSILWPDFKAAWPSTAPGITASPAGTVEPFQTMGPLWLPTINTALLLSSGVTLTIAHHLLRVGKRAPTIAFMWLTVLLGFTFLCVQGYEYYHAYTDLNLKLTSGAYGSTFFMLTGFHGFHVLVGMLMLFFITLRLMRGHFTPDRHFGFEGAAWYWHFVDVVWLGLYVLVYWM from the coding sequence ATGAGCTCAACCGCCGGCGGCAGCCAGCCCTACTACTTCGTGCCGCATCCTTCGCGGCACCCGTTCTTCGCCGCCTTCGGCCTGTTCTTCGTCATCTTCGGCGCCGCCGCATGGATCAACAGCATCGGCTGGGGCAAGTGGACCTTCTTCTTTGGCCTGGTCTGGCTGCTGGTCGTGCTGTTCCAGTGGTTCAGCGACGCCGTGGGTGAAAGCGAGGCGGGCCAGTACAGCCGCCGGGTGGACCACTCGTACCGCTGGAGCATGAGCTGGTTCATCTTCTCGGAGGTGATGTTCTTCGGCGCATTCTTCACTGCCCTGTGGTGGATGCGCGCCCACTCGGTGCCCGCGCTCGGCGGTCTGGAGAACTCGATCCTGTGGCCCGACTTCAAGGCGGCCTGGCCCAGCACGGCGCCGGGCATCACGGCCTCGCCGGCCGGCACGGTGGAGCCGTTCCAGACCATGGGCCCGCTGTGGCTGCCGACCATCAACACGGCGCTGCTGCTGAGTTCGGGCGTGACGCTGACCATCGCCCACCACCTGCTGCGCGTGGGCAAGCGGGCCCCCACCATCGCCTTCATGTGGCTGACGGTGCTGCTGGGCTTCACCTTCCTGTGCGTGCAGGGCTATGAGTACTACCACGCCTACACCGACCTGAACCTGAAGCTGACGTCGGGCGCCTACGGCTCCACCTTCTTCATGCTGACCGGCTTCCACGGGTTCCACGTGCTGGTCGGCATGCTGATGCTGTTCTTCATCACGCTGCGGCTGATGCGCGGCCACTTCACGCCCGATCGCCACTTCGGCTTCGAGGGCGCGGCCTGGTACTGGCACTTCGTCGACGTGGTCTGGCTGGGCCTGTACGTGCTGGTCTACTGGATGTAA
- a CDS encoding SCO family protein has product MPGTSSSNPAAEPGHLDQPLDLTVHALPGPRELEQAQRTTRGRFKMLGVLLICAAPVIASYFTYYVVRPDARRNFGELIQAQPTLPALTARTLAGQPVALPSLAGQWLLVSVAGGACDARCENHLYLQRQIREALGKDKDRLDWVWLVDDAAPVRPELEPALAAATVLRAPREQLAQWLQPAAGQALEDHLYLVDPMGHWMLRFPAGLDRPGAAKAKADLDRLLRASAGWDQPGRNR; this is encoded by the coding sequence ATGCCTGGTACCAGTTCATCCAACCCCGCCGCCGAGCCCGGTCATCTTGACCAGCCGCTGGACCTGACGGTGCATGCGCTGCCCGGTCCGCGCGAGCTGGAACAAGCCCAGCGCACGACGCGTGGGCGCTTCAAGATGCTTGGGGTCCTGCTGATCTGCGCCGCGCCGGTCATCGCCTCTTACTTCACCTACTACGTGGTGCGGCCGGACGCGCGCCGCAACTTCGGCGAGTTGATCCAGGCGCAGCCGACCCTGCCGGCGCTGACCGCTCGCACGCTGGCGGGGCAGCCGGTGGCGCTGCCCTCGCTGGCCGGCCAATGGCTGCTGGTCAGCGTGGCCGGCGGCGCCTGCGACGCGCGCTGCGAGAACCACCTGTACCTGCAGCGCCAGATCCGCGAGGCGCTGGGCAAGGACAAGGACCGGCTCGACTGGGTCTGGCTGGTGGACGATGCCGCGCCGGTGCGACCGGAACTGGAGCCGGCGCTGGCGGCCGCGACGGTGCTGCGTGCGCCGCGCGAGCAGCTCGCGCAATGGCTGCAGCCGGCCGCCGGCCAGGCGCTGGAGGACCACCTGTACCTGGTCGATCCCATGGGTCACTGGATGCTGCGATTTCCCGCCGGACTCGACCGGCCCGGCGCCGCCAAGGCCAAGGCCGACCTCGACCGCCTGCTGCGGGCGTCGGCCGGTTGGGACCAGCCGGGGCGCAACCGATGA
- a CDS encoding class I SAM-dependent methyltransferase, which produces MSAELPPTIDPAAAARWVRAAPARSPWLHDEVARRMAQRLEWIRLAPQRWAHWEPVRGGLAAQPLLEQRYPQAVCLAVEPDEQRLAAARQALGQSWWQRWGGPRRELAGSVADASVQMLWANMALHFEPRPAGLLARWLRALQTDGFLMFSCFGPDTLRELHALYRELGWPPPGPQFTDMHDWGDMLVEAGFAEPVMDMERLTLTWETPQRLLAELRELGANLHPGRFAALRGKAWRTRLEQAIERRLRNAEGRLALTFEIVYGHALRPEPRVRVQAQTAFSLDDMRGLLRGGAQKLNP; this is translated from the coding sequence GTGTCCGCCGAACTCCCCCCCACGATCGACCCCGCCGCGGCTGCACGCTGGGTCCGCGCGGCGCCCGCGCGTTCGCCCTGGCTGCACGACGAGGTCGCGCGCCGCATGGCGCAGCGGCTGGAGTGGATCCGGCTGGCGCCGCAGCGCTGGGCGCACTGGGAGCCGGTGCGCGGCGGCCTGGCGGCCCAGCCCCTGCTGGAGCAGCGCTACCCGCAGGCCGTGTGCCTGGCCGTGGAGCCGGACGAGCAGCGGCTGGCGGCGGCGCGCCAGGCGCTGGGCCAGTCCTGGTGGCAGCGCTGGGGCGGGCCGCGGCGCGAACTGGCCGGCTCGGTCGCCGACGCGTCGGTGCAGATGCTGTGGGCCAACATGGCGCTGCACTTCGAGCCCCGTCCGGCCGGCCTGCTGGCCCGCTGGCTGCGGGCACTGCAGACCGACGGCTTCCTGATGTTCTCCTGCTTCGGCCCGGACACGCTGCGCGAGCTGCATGCGCTGTACCGGGAGCTCGGCTGGCCGCCGCCCGGGCCGCAGTTCACCGACATGCACGACTGGGGCGACATGCTGGTGGAGGCCGGCTTCGCAGAGCCGGTGATGGACATGGAGCGCCTCACGCTGACCTGGGAGACGCCGCAGCGCCTGCTGGCGGAGCTGCGCGAGCTGGGCGCCAACCTGCACCCGGGGCGCTTTGCGGCCCTGCGCGGCAAGGCCTGGCGCACGCGCCTGGAGCAGGCCATCGAGCGCCGCCTGCGCAACGCCGAAGGGCGGCTCGCGCTCACGTTCGAGATCGTCTACGGCCATGCGCTGCGGCCCGAGCCGCGCGTGCGCGTGCAGGCGCAGACCGCTTTCAGCCTCGATGACATGCGCGGCCTGCTGCGCGGTGGTGCACAAAAGCTAAATCCGTAG
- a CDS encoding twin transmembrane helix small protein, which produces MKYLVLLAFVAIIGSLGSALYFMMRDGQDGRPRTGRMARALAFRVGFSILLFICILIAWKLGYIQPTGIPAGA; this is translated from the coding sequence ATGAAATACCTCGTGCTGCTGGCGTTCGTGGCGATCATCGGCAGCCTCGGCTCGGCGCTGTACTTCATGATGCGCGACGGCCAGGACGGCCGGCCGCGGACCGGCCGCATGGCGCGCGCGCTGGCCTTCCGGGTGGGCTTTTCCATCCTGCTGTTCATCTGCATCCTGATCGCCTGGAAGCTGGGTTACATCCAGCCTACCGGAATCCCTGCCGGGGCCTGA
- a CDS encoding DUF2244 domain-containing protein produces the protein MPVFRFATVQGQAIVWFLRRNCSVTPTQLGWFYAALCAVSIAIAAYFWLRGAPLAMPFAWFELGALGLAFLAYARHAADGERICLQGRRLVVELESAGQLQRTEFDPDWVRVEPRSGGRSLIEVSGRGRSVRVGRYLRPELRPLLAQEIRSALRERAAA, from the coding sequence ATGCCGGTTTTTCGTTTCGCGACAGTCCAGGGGCAGGCCATCGTCTGGTTCCTGCGGCGTAACTGCTCGGTCACGCCGACCCAGCTGGGGTGGTTCTATGCCGCCCTGTGCGCCGTCTCGATCGCGATCGCTGCGTACTTCTGGCTGCGTGGCGCACCACTTGCAATGCCTTTTGCCTGGTTCGAGCTCGGTGCGCTGGGCCTGGCCTTCCTGGCCTATGCCCGGCACGCCGCCGACGGCGAGCGCATCTGCCTGCAGGGGCGCCGGCTGGTGGTCGAGCTGGAGAGCGCCGGTCAGCTGCAGCGCACCGAGTTCGATCCCGATTGGGTGCGGGTGGAGCCGCGCTCGGGTGGACGCTCGCTGATCGAGGTCTCGGGCCGCGGGCGCTCGGTGCGGGTGGGGCGCTACCTGCGGCCGGAGCTGCGGCCCCTGCTGGCACAGGAAATCAGGAGCGCGCTGCGCGAACGGGCCGCGGCCTGA
- the ctaD gene encoding cytochrome c oxidase subunit I, whose protein sequence is MSAVLPTPGLAHEHHDDHHAPTGWRRWVYATNHKDIGTLYLLFSFTMLMVGGLLAMGIRAELFQPGLQLVNPELFNQLTTMHGLIMVFGAIMPAFVGFANWMIPLQIGASDMAFARMNNFSFWLLVPAGIVLIGSFFIPGGAPAAGWTLYAPLTLQMGPSMDASIFAMHIMGASSIMGSINIIVTVLNMRAPGMTLMKMPMFAWTWLITAYLLIAVMPVLAGAITMTLTDRHLGTTFFNPAGGGDPVMYQHIFWFFGHPEVYIMILPAFGIISQVVPAFSRKRLFGYASMVYAVAAIAILSFIVWAHHMFTTGMPVTGQLFFMYATMLISVPTAVKIFNWTATMWQGSMTFETPMLFSVGFIFVFTIGGFTGLILAMAPIDLLLQDTYYVVAHFHYVLVAGSLFALFAGFYYWSPKWSGVMYNETRGKIHFWWSLISFNVTFFPMHFLGLAGMPRRYADYPMQFADFNMWASLGGFAFGLAQVYFFFFVVLPVMRGQGEKAPQRPWNDPDGKGAEGLEWEVPSPAPFHTFETPPKLDASATRILDGHINPHAAPGAVPH, encoded by the coding sequence ATGAGCGCAGTTCTCCCCACCCCCGGCCTCGCGCACGAGCACCACGACGACCACCACGCCCCGACCGGGTGGCGCCGCTGGGTCTATGCCACCAACCACAAGGACATCGGCACCCTGTACCTGCTGTTCTCGTTCACCATGCTGATGGTGGGCGGGCTGCTGGCCATGGGCATCCGCGCCGAGCTGTTCCAGCCCGGCCTGCAGCTGGTCAACCCCGAGCTGTTCAACCAGCTGACGACCATGCACGGCCTGATCATGGTGTTCGGCGCGATCATGCCGGCCTTCGTCGGCTTCGCGAACTGGATGATCCCGCTGCAGATCGGCGCCAGCGACATGGCGTTCGCGCGGATGAACAACTTCAGCTTCTGGCTGCTGGTGCCCGCCGGCATCGTGCTGATCGGCTCGTTCTTCATCCCCGGCGGCGCGCCGGCGGCGGGCTGGACGCTGTACGCGCCGCTGACGCTGCAGATGGGCCCGTCGATGGACGCCAGCATCTTCGCGATGCACATCATGGGCGCCAGCTCGATCATGGGCTCGATCAACATCATCGTCACGGTCCTCAACATGCGCGCCCCCGGCATGACGCTGATGAAGATGCCGATGTTCGCCTGGACCTGGCTGATCACCGCCTACCTGCTGATCGCCGTGATGCCCGTGCTGGCCGGCGCGATCACCATGACGCTGACCGACCGCCACCTCGGCACCACCTTCTTCAACCCGGCCGGCGGCGGCGACCCGGTGATGTACCAGCACATCTTCTGGTTCTTCGGCCACCCCGAGGTCTACATCATGATCCTGCCGGCCTTCGGCATCATCAGCCAGGTCGTGCCGGCGTTCTCGCGTAAGCGCCTGTTCGGCTACGCCTCCATGGTGTATGCCGTCGCCGCCATCGCGATCCTGTCGTTCATCGTCTGGGCACACCACATGTTCACCACCGGCATGCCGGTGACCGGCCAGCTGTTCTTCATGTACGCGACCATGCTGATCTCGGTGCCGACGGCGGTGAAGATCTTCAACTGGACGGCCACCATGTGGCAGGGCTCGATGACCTTCGAGACCCCGATGCTGTTCTCGGTCGGCTTCATCTTCGTGTTCACCATCGGCGGCTTCACCGGGCTGATCCTGGCCATGGCCCCGATCGACCTGCTGCTGCAGGACACCTACTACGTGGTGGCGCACTTCCACTACGTGCTGGTGGCCGGCTCGCTGTTCGCGCTGTTCGCCGGCTTCTACTACTGGTCGCCCAAGTGGAGCGGCGTGATGTACAACGAGACGCGAGGCAAGATCCACTTCTGGTGGTCGCTGATCTCCTTCAACGTCACCTTCTTCCCGATGCACTTCCTGGGGCTGGCCGGCATGCCGCGCCGCTACGCCGACTACCCCATGCAGTTCGCCGACTTCAACATGTGGGCCTCGCTCGGCGGCTTCGCCTTCGGCCTGGCGCAGGTGTACTTCTTCTTCTTCGTGGTGCTGCCGGTGATGCGCGGCCAGGGCGAAAAGGCCCCGCAGCGGCCGTGGAACGACCCGGACGGCAAGGGCGCCGAGGGCCTGGAGTGGGAAGTGCCGTCGCCGGCGCCGTTCCACACCTTCGAGACGCCGCCCAAGCTGGACGCCAGCGCCACCCGCATCCTGGACGGCCACATCAACCCGCACGCCGCGCCGGGCGCGGTGCCCCACTGA
- the coxB gene encoding cytochrome c oxidase subunit II: MKSLSIKSAGLAAALASGAAHAVNDLPGGPGVRQLNLHEAATRIAAEISWLHWFMLITSTVIFVLVFGVMFYSIWKHRKSVGHKAANFHESATVEVVWTVIPFIIVILMALPATKVLVASKDTGNADLTIKATGYQWKWGYDYLNGEGSGLAFLSTLDSSHRAMSNAGAAGAVPDDYLLKVDNPLVVPVNKKVRIITTANDVIHSWGVPAFGIKQDAIPGFVRDTWFRSEKTGDFYGQCYELCGKEHAYMPIHVKVVSAQEYTAWVADQQKKLAAKQDDPNKVWTLADIGARGAKVYAANCAACHQENGKGAGPIKPLDGSAIVQDADKGKALEVVLHGRGAMPAWKQLSDTDLAAVISFTKNHWSNKTGQIVQPSEVLAARK, from the coding sequence ATGAAGAGCCTTTCGATCAAGTCCGCCGGCCTCGCGGCCGCGCTGGCGTCCGGCGCGGCGCACGCGGTCAACGACCTTCCCGGCGGGCCCGGCGTGCGCCAGCTCAACCTGCACGAGGCGGCCACCCGCATCGCCGCCGAGATCTCCTGGCTGCACTGGTTCATGCTGATCACCAGCACGGTGATCTTCGTGCTGGTGTTCGGGGTGATGTTCTATTCGATCTGGAAGCACCGCAAGTCGGTCGGCCACAAGGCCGCCAACTTCCACGAATCGGCCACCGTCGAAGTGGTCTGGACGGTGATCCCCTTCATCATCGTGATCCTGATGGCGCTGCCGGCCACCAAGGTGCTGGTCGCCTCCAAGGACACCGGCAACGCCGACCTGACCATCAAGGCCACCGGCTACCAGTGGAAGTGGGGCTACGACTACCTCAACGGCGAGGGGTCGGGCCTGGCTTTCCTGTCCACCCTGGACAGCTCGCACCGCGCCATGTCCAACGCAGGCGCCGCCGGCGCCGTGCCCGACGACTACCTGCTCAAGGTCGACAACCCGCTGGTGGTGCCGGTCAACAAGAAGGTGCGGATCATCACCACGGCCAACGACGTGATCCACTCCTGGGGCGTGCCGGCGTTCGGCATCAAGCAGGACGCCATTCCCGGCTTCGTGCGCGACACCTGGTTCCGCAGCGAAAAGACCGGTGACTTCTACGGCCAGTGCTACGAGCTGTGCGGCAAGGAGCACGCCTACATGCCCATCCACGTCAAGGTGGTGAGCGCGCAGGAGTACACCGCCTGGGTGGCCGACCAGCAGAAGAAGCTGGCGGCCAAGCAGGACGATCCCAACAAGGTCTGGACGCTGGCGGACATCGGGGCCCGCGGCGCCAAGGTCTATGCCGCCAACTGCGCCGCCTGCCACCAGGAAAACGGCAAGGGCGCCGGCCCCATCAAGCCGCTGGACGGCTCGGCCATCGTGCAGGACGCCGACAAGGGCAAGGCGCTCGAGGTGGTGCTCCATGGCCGCGGCGCGATGCCGGCCTGGAAGCAGCTGTCGGACACCGACCTGGCGGCGGTGATCAGCTTCACCAAGAACCACTGGTCCAACAAGACCGGCCAGATCGTCCAGCCGTCCGAAGTGCTGGCGGCGCGCAAATAA
- a CDS encoding cytochrome oxidase small assembly protein: MNDDERKKANRRLGLILASVALAFLLGFMAKMILMGGG, from the coding sequence ATGAACGACGACGAGCGCAAGAAGGCCAACCGCCGCCTGGGCCTGATCCTGGCGTCGGTCGCGCTGGCCTTCCTGCTCGGCTTCATGGCCAAGATGATCCTCATGGGAGGAGGCTGA
- a CDS encoding cytochrome c oxidase assembly protein, translating into MAAGGENRKMVGKLAVVAAGMFVFGYALIPIYKHICELTGINILALSEKQVPGGSTAAANSQVDLARTITVEFDANARGPWQFKPAVSSLKVHPGELATVVYEFQNVQDRRMSAQAIPSYAPRQAAAHFNKLECFCFNQYTLEPGEKKEWPVAFVVDPKLSKDVTTITLSYTFFEVGSSTPAAPAAVSSAGPEPAPGERS; encoded by the coding sequence ATGGCCGCAGGCGGGGAGAACCGCAAGATGGTGGGCAAGCTGGCGGTGGTGGCCGCCGGCATGTTCGTGTTCGGCTACGCGCTGATCCCGATCTACAAGCACATCTGCGAGCTCACCGGCATCAACATCCTGGCGCTGAGCGAAAAGCAGGTGCCGGGCGGCTCCACCGCGGCGGCCAACTCGCAGGTCGACCTGGCCCGCACCATCACCGTGGAGTTCGACGCCAACGCGCGCGGCCCCTGGCAGTTCAAGCCGGCGGTCTCCAGCCTGAAGGTGCATCCGGGCGAACTGGCCACGGTGGTCTACGAGTTCCAGAACGTGCAGGACCGCCGGATGTCGGCGCAGGCCATTCCGAGCTACGCGCCGCGCCAGGCCGCCGCGCACTTCAACAAGCTCGAGTGCTTCTGCTTCAACCAGTACACGCTGGAGCCGGGCGAGAAGAAGGAGTGGCCGGTCGCCTTCGTGGTGGATCCCAAGCTGTCCAAGGACGTGACCACGATCACGCTCTCGTACACCTTCTTCGAGGTGGGGTCGTCCACGCCGGCGGCGCCGGCCGCGGTTTCGTCGGCCGGGCCCGAGCCGGCACCCGGAGAGCGGTCATGA